The following proteins come from a genomic window of Vidua chalybeata isolate OUT-0048 chromosome 2, bVidCha1 merged haplotype, whole genome shotgun sequence:
- the RPS19 gene encoding LOW QUALITY PROTEIN: 40S ribosomal protein S19 (The sequence of the model RefSeq protein was modified relative to this genomic sequence to represent the inferred CDS: inserted 1 base in 1 codon): protein MPSPGNSAALFPGLEEFPQGSGFQQPGNLRTGNPIPLTKLKNRFYTRAASTARHLYLCGGARVGSMVKVHGGRPSHCSRGSDAMARRVLQALEAPKAVEKDQDGXPQGQRDLHLIAKQVATTTKNH from the exons ATGCCGAGCCCCGGTAATTCCGCCGCGCTTTTTCCTGGTTTGGAAGAATTCCCGCAGGGATCAGGTTTCCAGCAGCCCGGCAATCTCAGAACGGGGAATCCCATCCCCCTCACGAAATTAAAGAACCGGTTTTACACAAGGGCAGCCTCCACGGCCCGGCACCTGTACCTGTGCGGCGGAGCCCGCGTGGGCTCTATGGTCAAGGTGCACGGGGGCCGGCCCAGCCACTGCAGCCGCGGCTCGGACGCCATGGCCCGCCGGGTGCTGCAGGCGCTCGAGGCACCCAAGGCAGTCGAGAAGGACCAGGATG GGCCGCAGGGGCAGCGGGACCTGCATCTCATTGCCAAGCAAGTCGCCACCACCACCAAGAACCACTGA